Proteins from a genomic interval of Colletotrichum higginsianum IMI 349063 chromosome 6, whole genome shotgun sequence:
- a CDS encoding Isotrichodermin C-15 hydroxylase has product MILELQAAGSRLPSLVLWPMLAIFLVILSLSFYVLYNLMLHPLRKYPGPKLWAAIRIPHSMMILRGNPHREILSLHQRYNADIIRISPNGLSFLHPDAWKDIMGHRKGKAEENGKDHTEEGNKEILFSDRENHSRFRRILANGFSAKSMQDQEPIILSYIDLLIKRLHGIASRGPVDVVAWYNYTTFDIIGDLAFGEPFGCLDNSEYHPWVRLIFERIKMLMLFNVANSYKGVGPLLKMFVPKSLIKSGLAHMELVREKVNKRVSLGMSRPDFAEAMLKKKEEEAMTEEEIHENSNVLIIAGSETTATALSGATYLLTTNPDVLAKLAHEVRSEFATEEEINIKSTARLEYLQAVLEETLRMYPPVPSALPRLTPPSGQEVMGQWVPGNTSLAVWHWAMYHTEKNFAKPFEFRPERWLGDAEFANDRGDALMPFHTGPRNCIGMNLAYAEMRIILSRIIWNFDLQLAPESRNWIDHPVFVLWHKPGLMVHLTPRKSG; this is encoded by the exons ATGATCTTGGAGCTCCAGGCGGCGGGCTCGAGGCTTCCGTCTCTGGTCCTCTGGCCTATGTTGGCTATTTTCCTG GtcatcctctccctctctttctaCGTCCTTTATAACCTCATGCTCCACCCGTTACGCAAGTACCCAGGCCCCAAGCTCTGGGCGGCAATCCGCATCCCCCACTCGATGATGATCCTTCGCGGCAACCCGCACAGGGAGATCCTCAGCCTGCACCAGCGATACAACGCCGACATCATCCGCATATCCCCTAATGGTCTATCCTTTCTCCACCCAGACGCCTGGAAGGACATCATGGGTCACCGCAAGGGCAAAGCCGAGGAGAACGGGAAGGACCACACCGAGGAAGGCAACAAGGAAATCCTTTTCAGCGACCGCGAGAACCACTCGCGCTTCCGCCGCATCCTCGCAAACGGATTCTCCGCCAAGAGCATGCAGGATCAGGAGCCCATAATCCTCAGCTACATTGACCTCCTCATCAAGCGTCTCCACGGCATCGCGAGCAGGGGGCCTGTCGACGTTGTGGCCTGGTACAACTACACTACCTTTGATATTATTGGCGACCTCGCTTTTGGTGAGCCGTTTGGCTGTCTAGACAATTCCGAATACCACCCCTGGGTGAGGCTCATATTTGAGAGGATTAAGATGCTCATGTTGTTCAACGTCGCCAACAGCTACAAGGGCGTGGGTCCACTTCTCAAGATGTTCGTGCCCAAATCGCTGATCAAGAGCGGCCTGGCGCATATGGAGCTTGTCCGGGAGAAGGTCAACAAGAGGGTATCACTTGGCATGTCGCGACCCGACTTTGCTGAGGCCAtgctcaagaagaaggaggaggag GCCATGACCGAGGAAGAAATCCACGAAAACTCAAACGTTCTCATCATCGCTGGCTCTGAgacgacggccacggcccTCTCGGGCGCCACCTACCTCCTGACAACGAATCCGGACGTGCTGGCGAAGCTCGCCCACGAGGTCCGGAGTGAGTTCGCGACTGAAGAGGAGATTAACATCAAGAGCACCGCCAGGCTCGAGTACCtccaggccgtcctcgaaGAAACGCTGAGGATGTACCCGCCCGTCCCCAGCGCGTTGCCGCGCCTCACCCCGCCGTCGGGACAGGAGGTCATGGGCCAGTGGGTCCCTGGCAAC ACAAGCTTGGCCGTCTGGCACTGGGCAATGTACCACACCGAGAAGAACTTTGCCAAGCCCTTTGAGTTCCGGCCCGAGAGGTGGTTGGGCGACGCCGAGTTCGCCAACGACCGCGGAGACGCGCTCATGCCGTTCCATACCGGGCCCAGGAACTGCATCGGCATGAACCTCGCCTACGCTGAGATGCGGATTATCCTCTCCAGGATTATCTGGAATTTTGACCTCCAACTGGCCCCTGAGAGCAGAAACTGGATCGATCACCCAGTCTTCGTCCTCTGGCACAAGCCGGGCTTGATGGTCCACCTGACGCCGAGGAAGTCGGGCTGA
- a CDS encoding Allantoate permease, which translates to MADNINNEKTHNFAAMDDQKAQDDCIKAQSSVNGDCEAVDDMKIAETANLDEAQMFLHEHGIPNASLEALMSDEAALKRLRRKIDWQLMPLLCGTYLLQYIDKQALSYSAVFDLFTSTGMTSDEYSWMASIFYFAYLAAEWPASYIAQHYPTGKIVAAFVLSWGTILLCTAAAQNFTGLAICRFLLGVFELVITPAFMLIVSQWFDCGKQPSCAGLFYCFNGIGSMTGGVLFYGAKGWDVWRIIYVLCGGLTVVWGIVLYLFMPDNILTAKRFTIEERAMLIAQNARARGGVFNSKVRMKQVKEVFRDGQVWLLFWFVLFNEIINGGIANFVKLIVKGFTHDALLTTAYGIPYGAFTAIYMFTGPCMASRLKNARTYVMVIWLLPTLIAVVLFWQLPRSMKGGLLAGYYMACHTLSFLTGNDSTCSSFTGALIVALQMPASNVGGYTKRTTATAFVFLAYCIGNIIGPHGFLGSEAPIYQTGCKLIIGCIAAQVAIAIALRLLLIRRNKMRDIEQSGPPPEANDAAVLEDLTDFENRSFRYMY; encoded by the exons ATGGctgacaacatcaacaacgaAAAGACCCACAATTTCGCGGCCATGGACGACCAGAAGGCTCAGGACGACTGTATCAAGGCCCAGTCCAGCGTCAACGGCGACTGTGAGGCCGTTGACGACATGAAGATCGCCGAGAccgccaacctcgacgaggctCAGATGTTCCTCCACGAGCATGGCATCCCCAATGCGAGCCTCGAAGCGCTTATgagcgacgaggccgccttGAAGAGGCTCCGCCGCAAGATCGACTGGCAACTGATGCCCCTTCTTTGCGGGACCTACCTCCTCCAGTATATCGATAAGCAGGCCCTCAGCTActccgccgtcttcgatCTCTTCACTTCCACCGGCATGACCAGCGACGAATACAGCTGGATGGCGTCCATCTTCTAC TTTGCCTACCTGGCGGCTGAGTGGCCCGCGTCGTACATTGCCCAGCACTACCCAACCGGCAAGATTGTGGCGGCATTCGTCCTCAGCTGGGGCACGATTCTCCTCTGCACAGCCGCGGCGCAGAATTTCACCGGGCTTGCCATCTGCCgattcctcctcggcgtcttcgaaTTGGTCATTACTCCCGCCTTTATGCTCATCGTTTCGCAATGGTTCGACTGCGGGAAGCAGCCTTCCTGTGCCGGACTCTTCTACTGCTTCAACGGCATTGGCAGTATGACTGGCGGCGTGCTCTTTTACGGA GCCAAGGGATGGGACGTCTGGCGCATCATCTACGTTCTCTGCGGCGGTCTGACTGTTGTCTGGGGCATTGTTCTCTACCTCTTCATGCCTGACAATATTCTGACTGCCAAGCGCTTTACCATTGAGGAGCGTGCCATGCTCATTGCCCAGAATGCGCGCGCCCGTGGCGGTGTCTTCAACAGCAAGGTCAGAATGAAGCAGGTCAAGGAAGTGTTCCGTGACGGCCAAGTTTGGCTTCTCTTCTGGTTTGTGTTGTTCAACGAGATCATCAACGGCGGCATTGCAAACTTTGTCAAGCTCATCGTCAAAGGATTCACCCATGATGCCCTCCTCACGACTGCATATGGCATCCCGTATGGTGCATTCACAGCTATCTACATGTTCACTGGCCCATGCATGGCATCTCGCTTGAAGAACGCCCGGACATATGTCATGGTCATCTGGCTGCTGCCGACGCTGATCGCTGTTGTGCTGTTTTGGCAACTTCCTCGCTCCATGAAGGGTGGTCTTCTGGCAGGCTACTACATGGCATGTCACACTCTGTCATTCTTGACTGGGAATGATTCAACA TGCTCTTCTTTCACTGGTGCCCTCATCGTCGCTCTCCAAATGCCCGCCTCCAACGTCGGTGGCTACACCAAGAGGACCACGGCCACCGCCTTTGTTTTCCTCGCCTACTGCATTGGCAACATCATTGGACCCCACGGCTTCCTCGGCTCCGAGGCCCCCATCTACCAGACCGGCTGCAAGCTCATTATCGGCTGCATTGCTGCGCAAGTGGCTATTGCCATTGCCCTGAGGCTGCTCCTCATCCGCAGGAACAAGATGCGTGATATCGAGCAGAGCGGCCCTCCTCCCGAGGCGAATGATGCGGCGGTGCTGGAGGACTTGACCGACTTTGAGAACAGGAGCTTCCGGTACATGTACTAG